Within Kutzneria chonburiensis, the genomic segment GTTCGACGCGATCGGCACGCGCACGCTGTGGGTCGGGCCGCGAGCGGGTGACGGGCACCGGCTCAAGCTGGCCGCCAACTCGTGGGTGCTGTCCCTGACCGCCGGCACCGCGCAGGCCCTCGCGCTGACCCGCAATCTTGGGCTGGACCCGCAGCTGTTCCTGGACCTGATCGCCGGCGGCGGTCTGGACAACGGGTATGCGCAGCTCAAGGGCCGAGCGATGATCGCAGGCGAGTTCCCGGCCGCGTTCAGCCTCGACGGGGCGGTCAAGGACGCCGGGCTGATCGCCGCCGCGCTGCGGTCGGCCGGGGCCGACGACCGGCTGATGACCGCCATCCGGTCGCAGTACGAGAGCGCCGCGGCCGCCGGACACGGCGACAGCGACATGTCCGCCGTCTTCGTCACGCACGGTCAGGAGGACGCCCAGTGAACATCGCCGAGCTGCTCACCGACGGCTTCGGCCGGGTCCACGGCGTCGTGCACGAGGTGGTGGACGGGCTCAACGCCGACCAACTGGCGTGGCGTGTGACGCCCGAGGCCAACTCCATCGCGTGGCTGGTGTGGCACCTCACGCGCGTGCAGGACGACCACGTGTCCGAGGTTGCCGGCGTGCCGCAGGCGTGGACGGCCGAAGGCTGGGCCGAGCGCTTCTCGCTGCCGTTCGACGAGGACGCCACCGGTTACGGCCACGACTCCGACGACGTCGCCGCCGTGCGCGTCTCCGCGGATCTGCTCGCCGGCTACTTCGACGCCGTCTACGCGCGGACCATCGCCTACGTCGCCAAGCTCGGCGACGCCGACCTCGACCAGGTCGTCGACCGCCGCTGGGATCCTCCGGTCACGCTCGGTGTGCGTCTGGTCAGCGTGGTCGACGACGACATCCAGCACGCCGGCCAGGCCGCGTTCGTCCGCGGCGTCCTGCCTGGTTGACGTTTCGTCCCGGCCGCGTCAAGGGAATCCCCGCGGCATGGGAAGAGCGACACAAGAGGCGAAACAGGCGGAGACCAGCCGGCCGGTGCAGATCATCGGCCGGCTCGGCATGGGCGGGTACGGCGTGGTGCACCTGATGGTCGCGTGGCTGGCCGCCCAGATCGCGTTCGGCGGCGGTGGCGAGGCCGACCAGAAGGGCGCGGTGTCGACCATCGCCGCGCAGCCGTTCGGCGAGGTGCTGTTATGGATCCTGGCCGTGTTGCTGGTCGGCTTCGGCCTGTGGCAGCTGCTCGCCGCCGCCGTCGGGTACCGGTGGATGCAGGACGAGAAGAAGCGATTACGGCGTCGGCTCGGCGT encodes:
- a CDS encoding mycothiol transferase encodes the protein MNIAELLTDGFGRVHGVVHEVVDGLNADQLAWRVTPEANSIAWLVWHLTRVQDDHVSEVAGVPQAWTAEGWAERFSLPFDEDATGYGHDSDDVAAVRVSADLLAGYFDAVYARTIAYVAKLGDADLDQVVDRRWDPPVTLGVRLVSVVDDDIQHAGQAAFVRGVLPG